CATCGCCAAGGAGTTCAACACCATCGCCGTCGATGACGGCATCGCCATGGGCCATGACGGGATGCTCTATTCCCTGCCCTCGCGCGAGGTGATCGCCGATTCGGTCGAATACATGGTCAACGCCCATTGCGCCGATGCGATGGTCTGCATCAGCAATTGCGACAAGATCACGCCGGGGATGCTGATGGCCTCGCTGCGGTTGAACATCCCCACCGTCTTCGTGTCCGGCGGGCCGATGGAGGCCGGCAAGCTGGTCATGGAAGATGGCAGGCTGAAGGCGCTGGACCTAGTCGATGCCATGGTCGCGGCGGCCGACGATTCCTATTCCGATGCCCAGGTCGAGGCGATCGAGCGGTCGGCCTGTCCGACCTGCGGGTCCTGTTCGGGCATGTTCACGGCCAATTCGATGAACTGCCTGACCGAGGCCCTGGGCCTGTCGCTGCCCGGCAACGGATCGACCCTGGCCACCCATGCCGACCGCAAGCGCCTCTTCGTCGAGGCGGGCCACCTGATCGTGGATCTGGCCAAGCGCTATTACGAGGGCGACGATGCCAGCGTCCTGCCGCGCAACGTCGCCAGCTTTGCGGCCTTCGAGAATGCGATGACGCTGGACATCGCGATGGGCGGGTCCACGAACACGGTCCTGCACCTGCTGGCGGCCGCGCATGAGGCGGGGATCGACTTCACCATGTCCGACATCGACCGGCTGTCGCGCAAGGTGCCGGTCCTGTGCAAGGTCGCGCCCGCCAAGGACGACGTTCATATGGAGGACGTGCACCGCGCCGGGGGCATCATGGCGATCCTGGGCCAGCTGGACCGGGCGGGCCTGCTGGACACCTCCGTGGGCAGCGTCCATTCCGGCACGCTGGCGCAGGCGCTGGATCGGTGGGACGTGTCGCGGACCGAGGCTGCATCGGTCCATGACTTCTTCCGCGCCGCACCGGGCGGCGTGCCGACCCAGGTGGCCTTCTCGCAGTCGAACCGCTTCGACGATCTGGACCTGGACCGCGAGAAGGGCGTGATCCGCGCGCCGGAACATGCCTTCAGCAAGGATGGCGGGCTGGCGGTCCTTTACGGCAACCTGGCCGAGGATGGCTGCATCGTGAAGACGGCGGGCGTCGACGAATCGATCCTGACCTTCGAGGGGCCGGCCCATATCTTCGAGAGCCAGGATGATAGCGTCAGCGCCATCCTGACCGGCAAGGTCAAGCCGGGCGAGGTCGTGCTGATCCGCTATGAGGGGCCGCGCGGCGGGCCGGGCATGCAGGAGATGCTGTACCCGACCAGCTATCTGAAATCGAAGGGGCTGGGCAAGGAATGCGCGCTGGTGACCGACGGGCGCTTTTCGGGCGGGTCCTCGGGGCTGTCGATCGGCCATGTCTCGCCCGAGGCGGCCGAGGGCGGCACGATCGGCCTGGTCGAACAGGGCGACACGATCCGAATCGACATTCCGAACCGCCGGATCGAGCTGGTCGTGGATGACGCGACCCTGGCCGCGCGGCGCGAGAAGCGCGAGGCCGAGGGCTGGAAGCCCGCCAAGCCGCGCCAGCGCAAGATCTCGACCGCGCTGCGCGCCTATGCGGCGATGACGACCAGCGCGGCGCGGGGTGCGGTGCGGGTCATTCCCGACGGCATGGGGCAATGAGGCCGCCGTTCACCGCCTGTTAAGACCCCTCTGCTAGGCCATGGATGTTTCACGAGAGGCATCCATGGCATTTGCATCCATCAACTTCATTCACCCCCAAAGCGGACGGTTGCGCACAGCCCCGTCGGATTTCCCTGGACCACGCTGTTTTTCGCTTTGTTTCCCGCACTGCTGCGCGGTCATTGGGTGGCAGCCATCGTCATCGGACTGGCCGGGGCCCTGACCTGGGGCCTCTCGGGCCTCGTCTTCGCCTTCATCTACAATCGCTGGCACCTGAACCGCCTGATCGGTGAGGGATTCAAGGTCGCCAACGCCAGTCATGACGTGACCTATCTGGGCCAGCGCCTGCGTGTGGCCCTGCCTGCGGCCGAGGCGTCGGCCCTGCCTGCATGACCGGCACTATCCAAGCGGGCCGGGGCGGCGTTCCTCGGACAGCATCACATTCGCCTCGACCTGGCCCACGCCGGGCAGGGTCATGATGCGGCGGCGCAGGATGCGTTCGAAATCGCTGATGTCGCGGGCGGTGATCCGCAGGCGATAGTCGAACTGGCCCAGCACATGCTGGACCAGCTGGACCTCGGGGATGGCGGTCACGGCGCGTTCGAAATCCTCGAGGCCGGTGCGGCCCTTGGCGGCCAGCTTGATGCCCAGAAAGACCGTCACACCGAAGCCGAGCGCCGCCGGGTCCAGCACCACGCGGCGCCCGGCAATCACGCCCGCATCCGTCAGCCGCCGGATGCGGCGCCAGGCGGCGGGTTGACCGATGCCAACGGCGCGGCCCAGGTCCGCCGCGCTGCGCGTCGCGTCGCCCGCCAGCAGGCGCAGGATCGCCAGGTCGGTCGCATCCAGATCGGTCACAGCGCCAATTCCCCGCTGTCCTTGATCGTCGCGACCAGCATCAGCGCGTCCAGTTCCGCGATATGGGGCAGGGTCAGGATGCGGTCGCGATAGACCTGCTGCCAATGCGCCATGTCCCGCGCGATGACAGATGCGCGCCAATCGACGCTGCCCAGAAAGGACTGGATCTCGATAACCTCGGGCACTTGGCGCAGGGCGGCCAGGAATTCGTCGAAGGCGCGGGGATTGGTTTTGTCCAGCGTGACGCGCAAGCTGACCTCGACCGCCCAGCCCATCGCGCGCCAGTCGATCCGCGCCTGCACGCCACGCAGCACCCCCGCCTCACGCATCCGCTCCAACCGCCGCCATAGCGCGGCGGTGGTCACGCCCGCGCGCTCGGCCAGGGCGGCATTCGATGCCTCGGGTTCGGCCAGCAGCTGGCGCAGGATGCGGCGATCGGTGCTATCGGGCATGAATGTCATACAGATTTCCATATCACGGCATGATCTTTTCGCAAGGTGGCCGGAAATGATGTCGATTGGCCGGGTATCCGCGCCCGCCGCGCGTTAGAACCGTCCCCAGAGACATGAGAGGATGAACCCATGCGCGTTTACTACGACCGCGATTGCGACGTGAACCTGATCAAGGACAAGAAGGTCGCGATCCTGGGCTATGGCAGCCAAGGCCACGCCCATGCCCTGAACCTGCGCGATTCGGGCGCCAAGAACGTTGTCGTCGCCCTGCGCGAGGGCAGCCCCTCGGCCAAGAAGGCCGAAGGCGAGGGCCTCAAGGTCATGGGCATCGCCGAAGCCGCCGCCTGGTGCGACGTGATCATGTTCACCATGCCGGACGAGCTGCAGGCCGAGACCTACAAGAAATACGTCCATGACAACCTGCGCGAGGGCGCGGCGATCGCCTTTGCCCACGGTCTGAACGTGCATTTCGGCCTGATCGAGCCCAAGCCCGGCGTCGATGTCATCATGATGGCCCCCAAGGGCCCGGGCCACACGGTCCGCGGCGAATACACCAAGGGCGGCGGCGTGCCCTGCCTGGTCGCGGTCCATCAGGACGCATCCGGCAAGGCGATGGATATCGGCCTGTCCTACTGCTCGGCCATCGGCGGCGGCCGCTCGGGCATCATCGAGACGAACTTCCGCGAGGAATGCGAAACCGACCTCTTCGGCGAGCAGGCGGTCCTCTGCGGCGGTCTGGTCGAGCTGATCCGCATGGGCTTCGAGACGCTGGTCGAGGCCGGCTACGAGCCCGAGATGGCCTATTTCGAATGCCTGCACGAGGTGAAGCTGATCGTCGACCTGATCTACGAGGGCGGCATCGCGAACATGAACTACTCGATCTCGAACACGGCGGAATACGGCGAATACGTATCCGGCCCGCGCATCCTGCCCTATGACGAGACCAAGGCCCGCATGAAGGCCGTGCTGCGCGACATCCAGTCGGGCAAGTTCGTCCGCGACTTCATGCAGGAGAACGCGGTCGGCCAGCCCTCGTTCAAGGCGACCCGCCGCCTGAACGACGAGCACCAGATCGAGCAGGTCGGCGCGAAACTGCGCGAGATGATGCCTTGGATCAGCAAGGGCAAGATGGTCGATCGTTCACGCAACTGAGACGGCAGACCGGGGGCTTCGCGCCCCCGGACCCCCGCGGGGTATTTCGGCAACGAAGAAGCGCATTCTCTGTTGCTGAAATACCCTGGGGGGAGTCCGAAGGACGGGGGGCAACGCCCCCCTTTCTTATGCCTGCAGCTTGTCCTGAGTGCGGTTCATGAAATCCGATGCGTCGTGACGCTCGTGAAGCTGTCCCGCCGGGTCGCCCGAGACGTTGTTGACCATGATGCCGCGCTGGACAGCGGGGCGTGCCGCAATTTCGGCCTGCCAGCGATGCAGGTTGCGATAGCTTTCCGCATCAAGGAAGGTCGCCGCATCGCCATAGGCGCCGCCGGTGATCAAGCGCCCGTACCATGGCCAGATCGCCATGTCGGCGATGGTGTAATCGTCGCCCGCGATGAACTGCGTCTCGGCCAGGCGCTTGTCCAGCAGGTCCAGCTGGCGCTTGACCTCCATGGTGAAGCGGTCGATCGCATATTCGATCTTGGTCGGCGCATAGGCATAGAAATGCCCGAACCCGCCCCCCAGATAGGGGCCCGCGCCCATCTGCCAGAACAGCCAGTTCAGCGTTTCTGTCCGCCCGGCAGCGTCCTTCGGCAGGAAGGCACCGTATTTCTCGGCCAGGTAGAGCAGGATCGACCCTGATTCGAAGGCCCGCTGTGGCGGGGTCGTCGAATGATCCATCAGTGCGGGGATCTTGCTGTTGGGGTTGGCCGCGACGAAGCCCGATCCGAACTGGTCGCCATCGCCGATCTTGATCAGCCAGGCGTCGTATTCGGCGTCATGGCCCGCCTCCAGCAGCTCCTCCAGCAGGATGGTGACCTTCTGCCCGTTGGGCGTCGCCAGCGAGTAGAGCTGCAGCGGATGCTTGCCCACGGGCAGGTCGCGGTCGAACTGGGCGCCGGCGGTGGGCTTGTTGATGCTGGCGAACTGGCCGCCATTCTCCTTGCCGGGGGCCCAGACCTTGGGTGGGGTGTATGCGTTGGTCATCACGTCTCCTGTCGATGCTTGGGGCAAAGATGTGGGTGCGGGCGGGGGACATCAACCGGCCCTTGCCATGTTCCTGATGTGTTCTATAGTCGCCCCATGTTGCCGCCCCGTGATCCTGACCAGCGTCTGAAGGCCCGCGGGGCCGATACCCGGCCCGCCGGGCGGTTCGAGCGCGAGACGCGCATCCGCGAATCCGACGATTGGGACATCCCCGAGGAGGAGGCCCTGCTGCGGACCGAGGTTGCGGTCGAACGGCCGCGCAGCATCATCACGCGCAACACCTCTCCGGACATCAGCTTTGATCGTTCGATCAACCCCTATCGGGGATGCGAGCATGGCTGCATCTATTGCTATGCCCGGCCCAGCCATGCCTATCTGGGCCTGTCGCCCGGCCTGGATTTCGAGACGCGCATCACCGCCAAGCCCGATGCCGCGGCGCTGCTGGTGCGGGAGCTGGGGCGGACTGGCTATCGCCCCGCGCCGATCGCCTTGGGGACCAATACCGACCCCTATCAGCCGGTCGAGGCGCGCTTGGCGATCATGCCGGGCATTCTGCGCGTGCTGCGCGACTGGAACCATCCGGTGACGCTGGTCACGCGGGGGCGGCTGGTGCTGCGCGACCTGGATCTGTGGGCGGAGCTGGCGGCGCGCGATCAGGCGGCGGTGGGGGTCAGCGTCACCACGCTGGACCCGGACCTGGCCCGGGCGTTGGAGCCGCGCGCGCCCGCGCCCGCCACCCGGCTGCGGATGATCCGCGATCTGTCGCGGGCGGGCGTGCCGGTCCGCGTGATGGTCGCCCCCGTCATCCCTGTCCTGACCGAGCCCGAGATCGAATCCATCCTGACCGCCGCGCGCGAGGCGGGCGCGACCACCGCCACGATGATCCCCCTGCGCCTGCCGCATGAGGTGGCGCCTCTGTTTCGCGACTGGCTGGATCGCCACCGCCCCGGCATGGCCGCCCATGTGATGAACCGGGTGCAGGACATGCGCGGCGGGCGCGACAACGATCCGCGATTCGGGCACAGGTTCCGGGGCGAGGGGCTGCATGCCGATCTGGCGATGCAGCGGTTCCGGCTGGCCCGGCGCAGGCTGGGATATCGCGAGGGCGGCCCGGCATTGGATTGCAGCCGATTCGGCCCCCCACCCAGGGCGGGGGACCAGCTGTCGCTGTTCTAGTGCCGGGCGCTGGCGAAGGCGCCCAGCTGGGCGGTGATCTGATCCAGGGTCGGCCGCGGGCCGCGGGGGCGGGTCTCCAGTGCCTCGCGCATGGCGCAAAGATGGGCGGGCATCGTCCCGCAGCAGCCGCCGATCACCTGCACGCCCATGTCGCGGGCCAGGCAGGCGTAATCGGCCATCAGCTCGGGCGTGCCGTCGTAATGGATGTCGCCATGCAGCAGATGCGGCACACCGGCATTGCCCTTGGCGATGATCGGGCGTTCATTGCCCGATGCCACGAAACCCGCCACGGTGCGCAGCAGGTCGGACGCGCCGATCCCGCAATTCGCGCCATAGGCGACGGGCGGGTTGGGCAGGGTCTCGACCGCGGCGGCCAGCTGCGAGGGGGTCACGCCCATCATCGTGCGCCCGGCCGTGTCGAAGCTGAGGCTGCCGCACCAAGCCATGCCCACGCGGCGGGCGGCCTCGGCCGCGGCGCGCAGCTCCTCCAGCGAGGCCAGCGTCTCGACCCACAGGATGTCGGCCCCGCCCTCGCGCAGGGCCTCGGCCTGCTGGTGGAACATCTCGACCGCGCGGGCATGGGTCAGGCTGCCCATGGGTGCCATGAATTCGCCGATCGGCCCCATCGAGCCCGCGACGATCACCGGGCGCCCCGCGGCATCGGCCACCTCGCGCGCGATGGCGGCTGCCTGGCGGTTCAGATCGGTGACCTGGTCAGCCAGGCCCGGCAGGCGCATCCGGCTGGCATTGGCGGCGAAGCTGTTGGTCAGGAACAGGTCCGACCCCGCATCCACCGCGGCGCGGTAATGGCGGGCCACCTCGGCCGGGCGGGTCAGGTTCCACAGCTCGGCCGGTTCCTGGCCCAGCCCCATGTTCATCAGCGCGGTGCCCGTGGCGCCGTCGGCCAGCACATGCGGGCTGCGCGCCAGCATCCGGCTCAGCGGATCGGTCATGGTCGCTTTCCTTCGCTGCGGGTTCATCTGTCCCGCCCAGAGATCGCCTATGATCTGGTCCATGCTAGTCCGTCGCTTCGGGGGTGGCAATTTCCGCATCAACGAACGAAAAACCGCGCCGGTTTCCCGGCGCGGCAATTTGTCTGGACGTTTTTCGACCGGCGATCAGTTGCGGTCGTCGCCCTCGTCGTCATTGGCGGCGCCGATGTCGTCGAACAGCTCGGCGATCTCGAATTCGGCCTCGGCATCGGCCTCGGCGGCCAGGTCCTGGATGGACTTGCCCTGGGCCTGCAGCTCGGCCTCTTCGGCGGAACGGGCGACGTTCATGGTGATGGTCGCCTCGACCTCCGGGTGCAGCACGACGGTGACGTCATGCAGGCCCAGATCCTTGATCGGCTCGCGCAGCACGACCGACTTGCGGTCGACGGTGAAGCCGGCCTCGGTCGCGGCCTCGGCGGCGTCACGCGTGGTGACCGAACCATAGAGCGCGCCCGAATCCGATGCGGAACGAATGACCACGAAGGTCTGGCCGTCTAGCTTGTCGGCGATCTTCTGGGCTTCGGCCTTCGACTCCGCGTTGCGGGTCTCCAGCTGCGCCTTCTGGCCTTCGAATGCCTTGATGTTGGCTTCCGAGGCGCGCAGCGCCTTGCCCTGCGGCAGCAGGAAGTTGCGGGCAAAGCCTTGCTTGACGTTCACGACGTCGCCCATCTGGCCCAGCTTGGCCACACGTTCCAGCAGGATGACTTGCATCTCTCAGGCCTCCTTACTTCACGACATAGGGCAGCAGGGCCAGGAAACGCGCGCGCTTGATGGCACGGGCCAGCTCGCGTTGTTTCTTGGCCGAGACGGCGGTGATGCGCGAGGGCACGATCTTGCCGCGTTCGCTGATGTAGCGCTGCAGCAGGCGGGTATCCTTGTAGTCGATCGCGGGTGCGTTATCGCCCGAGAACGGGCAGACCTTGCGACGACGGAAGAAGGGTTTGTTGGCCATTCGTCAGATCCTTTCAGTTCCGCTCGCGGCGTTCGCCGCCGCGATCACCACGGTCGCCACCACGGTCACCGCGGTCGCCGCGATCACCACGGTCGCCGCGCGGACGGTCGCCACGCTCTTCGCGCTTCTGCATCTGGACCGAGGGGCCCTCCTGATGCTCGTCCACGCGGATGGTCATGACGCGCATCACGTCGTCATGCAGGCGCGCCAGGCGTTCCATTTCCAGCACCGCGTCCGAGGGGGCGTCGGTGCGCAGGAAGGCGTAATGGCCCTTGCGGTTCTTGTTGATCTTGTAGGCCAGGGTGCGCACACCCCAGTATTCATGTTCAACGACCTTGCCGCCGTTATCGGCGAGAACGGTCGAGAAATGTTCGATCAGCCCTTCGGCCTGCGTGTTCGACAGGTCCTGGCGGGCGATCAGCACATGCTCATACAGAGGCATGGCGATCCTTTCGGTTTCTATGCGCATTTCATCGACGGGTCGTCCCTTCCGCACCCGTCACGAGAGGCTGCGCGTTGCAAAGATGGCAGGCGGAAGGATGCGGCTTTCTAGCAGCAAAACCCGCGGATGCAAGGCGATTCGCCGCGGCGGATTTTAGGCATCAGGGGGGTTCACAGACGGCGCGGGCCGCATATATTCATCACACGGAATATGAAAACGGGAGATTTCGCCATGTTCACCAGGGAAAGCCCCTCGCGCGGGGCCGGTTCGCCGCATGTGCTGGGGTTCTGGGACAAGCCCACGGGCAGCTGCCAATATCTGGTCTGGGACCCCGCGACGCGGCAGGCTGCGCTGATCGACGTGGTCCAGGAATTCGATCCGCGCGCCGCCTCGACCCGCCATGACGCGGCCCGATGGGCGCTGGACCAGATCGAGGCGCGCGGCCTGACCCTGGCCTGGATTCTGGACACCCATCCCCATGCGGACCACCTGATGGCCTCGGCCTGGCTGAAGGAGCGGACCGGCGTGCCTAATGCCATCGGCGAGAAGGTCACCGACATCGCCCGCCTGTGGGAGGATCACTACAACCTGCCCGGCGCCTTCGACCCGGCGGCCGATTTCGACCGCCTGCTGGCCGATGGCGAGACCTTTGCCCTGGGCGATCTGACCGTGCGGGTGATGCTGCATTCCGGCCATACCCTGGGGTCGATCACCTATGTCATCGGGGACGCGGCCTTCGTGCATGACACCTTCATGCAGCCCGATGTGGGCACCAGCCGCGCCGATTTCCCGGGCGGCAATTCCTCCGAGCTCTATGACAGCCTGACCTCGATCCTGTCCCTGCCTGACGAGACGCGGCTGTTCGTAGGCCACGATTACGGCACCGACGATCGCGACGACCCGGAATGGGAGGCGACGGTGGCCGAGCACAAGGCCTCGAACGCGCATATGGGGGGCGGCACCTCACGCGCGGATTTCATCGCGCTGCGCGATGCGCGCGACGCGACGCTGCCGCTGCCCGACCGCATCCTGCATGCGCTGCAGGTCAACCTGCGGGCGGGGCGGCTGCCGGAACCGGAATCCGACGGGCGCAGTTACTTCAAGATCCCAGCGAACCGTTTCACCGACAAGTTCAAGGACCCCACCGCATGAAGACCGAGACCGTCGAGGGCGGCACGTTGGAGACCTGGTCCGTGGACGAGGTCGCCCGCGCCCTGGCCGCGGACGAGATCGCCCTGATCGACGTGCGCACGCCCCCCGAATACATGCAGGAACAGGTCGAGGGTGCGCTGCTGGCGCCGATGGCCTTCATCATCCCCGAGCGCCTGCCCTTGGACGGGGAAAAGCCGGTGCTGCTCTATTGCGGCAGCTCCAAGCGGTCCGAGGCGGTGGCGCGACGCATCCTGGGCGCCGGGGTCACCGACCGCATCGCCCATATGCAGGGCGGTTTCGCCGCCTGGAAGGAGGCCGGCCAGCCCTATCGCGGCACCGACATGGCGACGGGCGCGCCGGTGATGATGGGCGGCTGATCGCCCCTTGCGCCGGTCGGGCGGCCCGGCCAATCTGCCCGGCGCAGGAACAGGGGGGCCGCCATGGCGCTGGAAGACGCAAAGACCCAGGTCGATCAGGCCTTCACGCGCGAGAGCCTGCGCGGGCTGTCGTTTGAGAACGCCTTCGGCGGCGCGACCAGCTTTCTGCGCCGCCGCTATACCAAGGACCTGACCGGGGTGGATGTGGCGGTGACCGGCATCCCCTTCGACCAGGCGGTGACGCACCGGCCCGGCGCGCGCTTCGGCCCCCGCGCGGTGCGCGAGGCATCGACCCTTCAGGCCTTCGACGCGCCCTATGGCTGGGGCTATGATCCGCTGTCGGTGATGGATGTTGTGGATTACGGCGACATGGCGTTCGACTATGCGGCGGTGCGCGACGTGCCCGCCCGGATCGAGGCGCATCTGGGCGCCATCCTGGATGCGGGCGCGGCGCCGGTGACCTTGGGGGGCGATCATTTCATCACCCTGCCGATCCTGCGGGCGGTGGCGGCGCGACGGGGGCCGGTGGCCCTGATCCAGTTCGACGCCCATTCCGACACCTGGGCCGATGACGATCCGGACCGGATCGATCACGGCACCTTCCTCTACAAGGCGATCCGCGAGGGGCTGGTCAATCCGGCGGCCGCGGTCTCGGTGGGGATCCGCACCGACAACCCGGACACGATAGGGGTGATGATCCTGGATGCGCCTTCGGTGCATCGGGACGGGGTCGAGGCGACGCTGGCGCGGATCCGCGACGCCGTGGGGGACAGGCCCTGCTATCTGACCTTCGACATCGACGCGCTGGACCCGGCCTTTGCGCCTGGGACGGGCACGCCGGTCTGGGGGGGCTTGGCCAGCTGGCAGGCAGCGGCGCTGCTGCGCGGGCTTGCGGGGGTGGATCTGATCGGCGGCGACGTGGTCGAGGTCTCGCCGCCCTATGACACGACCGGCGCCACGGCGATCGCGGGCGCGCATGTCGCGATGGAGCTGATCGCGCTGCTGGGCTGGAACCGCCGATGAATTGCGTCCCGCGACGCGCCGGGGGGCTGCGCGCCCCCCGGACCCCCCCGGCGCCGCGCCCGTGGCGGGCGCTTGTCCTGACGCAGGCCGGGGGGTAATCGGGACCGATGTTGCCCCAGGACCGCCTCGACCAGATCTCCGCGCGTTTCGAGTTTCTCGAGGCGCAGCTGAACGCGGGCGCCGCGCCCGACCGCATCGCCACGATCAGCCGCGAATATGCCGAGCTGAAGCCCGTCATCGCCCAGATCGACCGCTGGCGCGCCAGCCGCGACGGGCTGGCCGAGGCCCGCGCCATGCTGGCCGATCCCGAGATGCGGGAACTGGCCGAGGACGAGCTGCGCCGGCTGGAGGCCGAGCTGCCCGCGCTGGAACAGGACCTGCGCATCGCGCTGTTGCCGCGCGACGCGGCCGATGCCCGCCCGGCCATCCTGGAGATCCGTCCGGGCACCGGCGGTGACGAGGCCGCGCTGTTCGCGGGCGACCTGCTGGAGATGTATCGCCGCCATGCCGAGGCCCAAGGCTGGCAGTTCCAGATGCTGGAGCTGACCCGGACCGAGCTGGGCGGCGTCAAGGAGGCCATCGCC
Above is a genomic segment from Paracoccus aestuarii containing:
- the speB gene encoding agmatinase, whose translation is MALEDAKTQVDQAFTRESLRGLSFENAFGGATSFLRRRYTKDLTGVDVAVTGIPFDQAVTHRPGARFGPRAVREASTLQAFDAPYGWGYDPLSVMDVVDYGDMAFDYAAVRDVPARIEAHLGAILDAGAAPVTLGGDHFITLPILRAVAARRGPVALIQFDAHSDTWADDDPDRIDHGTFLYKAIREGLVNPAAAVSVGIRTDNPDTIGVMILDAPSVHRDGVEATLARIRDAVGDRPCYLTFDIDALDPAFAPGTGTPVWGGLASWQAAALLRGLAGVDLIGGDVVEVSPPYDTTGATAIAGAHVAMELIALLGWNRR